The genomic stretch TGCAAATCGGTCTCGTACACTTCCCCCAACTCAAACTTGAAATTGGCACCTCTACGGAACTGGCCTCTCTTAGTGAATATCCCAATGGCTATATCCAGGGACGTCACTGCATCACGAGGAGAGTTTGCTGCCTTGTACGACTTGTAAGCGTCGATGTAGACGTTCCCAGCGTCATCCTCGTTCCCAGCCTGGATCTGGTACTGAGCGGCCTTCACGAATGCATCACCAGCTGGCTGTAACTGTTTTCTTAGTTTGTAAACGTTAGCTGCTTGGATACATAGGTCCGCTGCCTCTTCGAACTTGTAAGAGCCTGACCCACCGaagaacttcttcaacccgGAAGAGGGTACacctttcttctctgcTCTTGCAAGCAACTCCACAGGATCGGACATGGGGAGAAGCGCCAAGCACAATCAAAGAATGTCTACGTCTGTGTCTGCTGTCTCTGTGTCTTGTATAAGAGACGTTTCGTTTCGAAGAGAATCCTTTTGAGGAAGTTGTGACAGTGTCACGTGAAGGAGGTGGACCAggcggtggcggtggcggCAGACCAGGGCAGTGGACCAGGTACACGGTAGACCGCCGTGGTTTGGGACTCACTCTCGTCCTCTCACTCTCTCGCTTCCCCATCTCCCAGAAATGTTAACCTCCTCAGTCCTCCCCCCGCTCACACCAGAcacaagaagagagaagacCAAACAACCACCACGCCACACCATCCAGGACACTACACGGACCCAAGAAGACACTACGGGACATAGCAGGGCCCATCGGAGACCATAAGAGAGCCTGAGTACTGGTCACCGGTCACCGCTTAGGGCTTCACTCTCGAAGTGAGGGCTTTGTTTCTGCGCTGcaaattttgaacttcGAACCTCGAAGACGCGACGAACGTTTGAAGccggtgctggtgctggtggtggaTGGTCGTTGGAGGGCTGGTCGGCTGGCGAGTGAGTGATGGGTCTGTGCGGTTCGAAAGAGGAGAGTGCGGGGAATGCCGGGACTGGCGGCGGCGGTGTCAGGCGGACCGGGGCTCCGCAGAAGGAGACGAAGGAGAAGGTGAAGGGGACGGGGCAGACCGGGGAGAAGCGTGTTGAGGACGCCGGTGCAGTCGCCGCGGCGACTGCACCGGCGTCCTCGCAGAACCCGCTGGACAACACCTCCGACGAGGAGATGAAAGTGCTGTTGCTAGGTGCTGGGGAGTCTGGTAAATCGACCGTCTTGCAACAGCTTAAAATCTTACACCAAAACGGGTTCTCGGATAAAGAGTTGCGCGACTTTGTGCCTCTCATCCACAGCAATCTTGTAGATGTTGGTCGTGAACTGATAGTCGCGAGGAAGAAGTTTGATGTGGAACCGGATAACGGGCTCACGGAACAAGAGATGGACGATTTGTTCGATTTTAACTTCAATTTGGATCAGAAATTGAAACCAGATGGGTCGATAGAGTCCCTGCCGAACTCAAAATTGGGGCAATTCCCAGAACAGTTTACAGCAACCCTGGCGAAACTGTGGGGGTCTTCCGAGACACAACGTTTACTCCAGGGGCCACAATCGTCGCAATTCTATATCATGGATTCAGCTCCCTATTTCCTTGAGAAGACAAACTTAGCACGGATCACAGCTAATGGGTATAAACCAACACAACAGGACGTACTGCGGTCAAGGCAGAAGACCTCGGGGATCTTCGATACACATATTAACATGGGGTCTAACTTAAAGTTACATTTCTTCGATGTAGGTGGACAACGGTCAGAGAGGAAGAAATGGATCCACTGCTTCGATAACGTAGCGTTGATCATTTTTTGTGTCTCCCTGTCAGAGTACGACCAATTCCTAGTAGAGGATTCAGAACAGAATAGGTTCCAAGAATCTCTTGTACTGTTCGATAACATCGTCAACTCACGTTGGTTCTCAAGGACTTCAGTGGTACTTTTCCTCAACAAGATCGATCTTTTCGCAGAGAAACTGAAACGTAAACCACTGGAGGACTACTTCCCAGACTACAACGGCGGGAACAATATAAACAAGGCCACAAAGTACATCCTGTGGAGGTTCGTACAACTCAATAGGGCAAACTTGAACATATACCCACACGTAACGCAGGCCACGGACACATCAAACATTAAACTGGTCTTTGCAGCGATCAAGGAATCCATCCTGGAGAACTCCTTGAAGGACACGGGCGTGCTCTGACCCAAAAAGTATGTAAGACTGCTAGTACGAGTAGTATATAACGTTATGCAGttttcgtcattttttgatcaacttTCAATTATTCAATGAGAGTTCTAGCGTACAGAGAACAGGAACAAACCTAGGCCAGGCAACCCCCCCAACTCTCTGCAATGAGTGACGAACAGGGAATCAATTTGGCATTGGACCCAAACCTTATTACGCTGCCCCTCAATGGGTCCACAGGAACCACAACAACGTCACCGCTCGAAATGGACACTGCAGCAGGCACCGACACCACGGCCAAACCGAAAGTATCGCTAGTGGACAACCCGCACGAGATGTACGGACAGATGCCCCTTGCACAACTGGTCCCACTCATCTTGCAACAACGACAGATCCCCTTCTCGCAACTGCTAGAACAGAATATCATTAATAGCATGTCTGGGGACGAACAGCCGTTCATCCCAGAGGAGCAGACCGTGGATATGGCAGAGTCAGGTGCCCTGAATAACAGGAGGGGGCAAGACGAGACGTTCGCGTCTATACGCGCCAACATGGTCGAGCAAACAAACGTAGCGTTGAACGAGGCGTCCCTCGCATTGGAGACCGTTGCGCTGCTGTTGAGCGCCACGAGGGAGAGTAACGCAAAGGCTTCGATCTCACcattcttgaagaacacgGTGCCCTTGCGGTCCCTAAACAGCGATAGCGTCTTGCAACAACCGAGTGAGCCTCTAGacgatttgaagtttgCCCTAGGTTGGAAGCTAAAGTGTCTAGATGACTGCAAGAATAAACTCAGAAGGGAAGTAGACACCCTCAGGGCCACTTTGGAAAGAGAACACCTCTACTGGAGGAAGATTGGCCAGTACATCAAGAACAGCGACGTCGTCTTCAAAATGAGAGATAAGTCTACTGGGTTGAAAGCTATCGCACTGAAATTCGGGTACGAGGACTCAGGGTCTGCGTACAGGTACGACCGGGGGATCGCTATTCTGAGAAACCGGCCAGAGTCCGATATGCTAGAGTTGGTGCCCGTGGCAAGCACGCGAGACGGGCCAAGAGGGTTCCAGGAGAAATTACTGAGGGTCAGAATATTCACCAAGATAGCATCAGAGGAGGACTATATATTCAGTGGAGAGAGTACGTTACAGGACAATGCGGAAGGTAGtgtgttcaacaacgagAATATCCGCGGGCAAATAAGCAAGTTGAAGGATATCatatttgaaaaggaaCTCATGtaccagttgaagagggagTGTGCTCCCTTGATCTCGTACGGTGTGAGCATCGAGAATGAGAACAAAGTGGTCATGGAGTTACCCAACGAGAAATTCGAGATAGAGTTGGTCAGTTGCGACGAGAGTTCCATGGCAAACCACGATCATGATAACCCGAGAACCAACGATAGGAGGGCTAacctcttcctcatcacTCTGAGGATGCTTCTCATTGTACagttcaaaaagaacatAAGACGAGGGCTGGCAATGAATGTGTCCTCCTCGAGGCGGGGGCCTGAAGACATTCTGTTGCTCAGACCATTGCTTGCGAAATTACGACACCAGAACTACAAGATATTGCTGCGAATGATCATCAAGgacaatttcttggaaatgGTACAGGGCTCTACCGTTGAAGAGCAAGACAACACGCCGAGAGATGATGCAGGTACGAATTCTGCGAGAGTACTGGACAGACACATATACAAACTCAACAGTGAAATCGACGCGTTCAACCAGCTGATAAACTACCCGAGTACTCTTTTCACATTGAAAACTGCAACTGGCGAAGCACTGACAGTGTCGCTAGAGTTGCCCAACTATTGCAACGCTAAGATCGAGGTCTCCTACACGAGTTTCCATGCTAAGTTCTCCGAGTTTAAAGAGGCGGAAGAGTTTCTGCACTTCCTCGTTAACGAATACGTGAACAAGAGTCAACCGCCACTGAACCAGGGCGGAGAGGACCCACCGTTATCCGTCACATCGAGATAGAGATAGgcgcaaaaaaaattaatgATATAAAATATAACAATATTAAAGAATCAAAGCATATAAAAGAAACTTGTGGTGGGAGATAGAACAGGGTACAAACCCACTGATTTTAAAAGGGCAGAACACAATGGGTTACACTTTGACAATATTAGGTTGTGGTGTTATGGGCCAGGCTATCCTGTCGGCCATTTACAAAGCTGAAAAGCCCACGGACGTGGCTGTTGCTGAATTATACCCGTCGAAGATCATTGCTTGCAACGGCGACGAACCTGCCGCAGAGCAGGTGGCCCAGATGATAAAGGGTTACGGCGAGTCCCCCAACGGGATTGTCGTCGAGTCTGCCTTTGGCAACAACAGGGAAGCTGTCAGCGAGTCCAAAGTTGTGATCTTGGGTACCAAACCGTTCCTCGTGGAGACCGTTCTCGACGAAGTCAAGGACGTTGTTTCGGGTAAGCTACTGATCTCGATTGCTGCTGGGTGGACCATTGACCAACTGGCGAATTACACGCCGCCAGTGTCCCGTGTTATGACGAACACCCCAGCAAAGTACGGCTACGGGTGTGCAGTCATTGCGCACTCTGCACAGGTCACTGCTGACCAAAAGAAGACTGTCTCGCAACTGATCAGCCACGTGGGGACCTGTGTTGAGCTACCTGAGAAGAACATGGACGCAGCGACGTCCCTCGTGGGATCCGGTCCAGCGTACGTGCTACTGATGATCGAATCGATGATGGAAAGTGGTATCAAAATGGGGATCCCACTTCGTGAATCGCTTACTtgctctttgaaagtgctCGAGGGTACGTGCAAGATGGTTGAAGAATCCGGTACACACCCCAGTGTTTTAAAACACCAGGTCTGTACACCTGGTGGTACGACCATCGCTGGGCTTTGCAAGATGGAGGAAAACGGTGTCAAGAGCGGAATCATCAAGGGTGTCGAAGAGGGAGCAATTGTCGCGGCAAAACTGGGCAAGCGTAAGTGAGCTGGACCAGGTATGTATAACTGAACTGTATAAGCAGATCTCAAGGCATCGAGATGTGTCAAGCCATCCATCCCAGGTCTGCCCTGAGCGCTGCTACTACTTGCTAATAGAAATTCCCTGTTTAAGCCATATATCGCCGTAAATGGTAACTTATTACCGGAAACGGCAAAACCCTTTCCAAAGTGTTAAAACCCAtcccaaacaggaaattCCGCGATTTCGGCCCGGTTTCGGACCAGCGGAAAATAGGGAATCACGTGACATGTCACGCATTTTGCGATGACTCGCTGTAGTTGAATCTTGTATAAAAGAGCGATGACTTGGAGTCGAGTTCTCTGGTATTCGGGATGGACTTATATGTTGGCGATCCTCTCTCCCCAGATGGATACACAACACTATCCAATTTGATTTAACAATTGAgctttccaaaaagaaggaaacaAGGgaatatattatatattcatatatatatatatattactATCTTGAATGGCTTCTGCGGGAACATTCGGTCACGAGGCAGAGCTGCCACGGTTGCCGCTACCGGCTGTGTCGGATACGCTGGCGCATCTGAAGAAGTCGTTGGAACCACTTTACTATGCGGATGGGTACTACAAGCACCCGCTGGATCCCGTACAGTTGCAACGTCTGGAGGAcgttttgaaacagtttgccAACTCGGAAGTGGTTGGCAAACTGCAGGACAAATTGAAACAGTTCCAAGTGGAGAATATGTCCTATTTGGACGATTTGCATTTGGACGTCAACAACCAAACTGCCACAAGGGACATCCAGGACGATTTGCTTCCAAGAAACCCGTTTTTGATCTTGGCAGATGATGCGACACCAGATATTTCTCAAGTGGATAGATCTGCCGTGTTGGTTCATTCCGCACTGAGATTTATCTCCGCTTTGAGGAAAAACCAATTGCCCCCAGATGTCAACTCAAAGACCGGTCAGTACTTGACTATGTACCCTTATTTGAATCTGTTCGGTACCACACGGTGCCCAGTGTTTGAAGATGGAGAAGTGGAGAA from Huiozyma naganishii CBS 8797 chromosome 6, complete genome encodes the following:
- the PRO3 gene encoding pyrroline-5-carboxylate reductase (similar to Saccharomyces cerevisiae PRO3 (YER023W); ancestral locus Anc_7.506); protein product: MGYTLTILGCGVMGQAILSAIYKAEKPTDVAVAELYPSKIIACNGDEPAAEQVAQMIKGYGESPNGIVVESAFGNNREAVSESKVVILGTKPFLVETVLDEVKDVVSGKLLISIAAGWTIDQLANYTPPVSRVMTNTPAKYGYGCAVIAHSAQVTADQKKTVSQLISHVGTCVELPEKNMDAATSLVGSGPAYVLLMIESMMESGIKMGIPLRESLTCSLKVLEGTCKMVEESGTHPSVLKHQVCTPGGTTIAGLCKMEENGVKSGIIKGVEEGAIVAAKLGKRK
- the GPA2 gene encoding guanine nucleotide-binding protein subunit alpha (similar to Saccharomyces cerevisiae GPA2 (YER020W); ancestral locus Anc_7.496); this encodes MGLCGSKEESAGNAGTGGGGVRRTGAPQKETKEKVKGTGQTGEKRVEDAGAVAAATAPASSQNPLDNTSDEEMKVLLLGAGESGKSTVLQQLKILHQNGFSDKELRDFVPLIHSNLVDVGRELIVARKKFDVEPDNGLTEQEMDDLFDFNFNLDQKLKPDGSIESLPNSKLGQFPEQFTATLAKLWGSSETQRLLQGPQSSQFYIMDSAPYFLEKTNLARITANGYKPTQQDVLRSRQKTSGIFDTHINMGSNLKLHFFDVGGQRSERKKWIHCFDNVALIIFCVSLSEYDQFLVEDSEQNRFQESLVLFDNIVNSRWFSRTSVVLFLNKIDLFAEKLKRKPLEDYFPDYNGGNNINKATKYILWRFVQLNRANLNIYPHVTQATDTSNIKLVFAAIKESILENSLKDTGVL
- the SRB4 gene encoding Srb4p (similar to Saccharomyces cerevisiae SRB4 (YER022W); ancestral locus Anc_7.503) gives rise to the protein MSDEQGINLALDPNLITLPLNGSTGTTTTSPLEMDTAAGTDTTAKPKVSLVDNPHEMYGQMPLAQLVPLILQQRQIPFSQLLEQNIINSMSGDEQPFIPEEQTVDMAESGALNNRRGQDETFASIRANMVEQTNVALNEASLALETVALLLSATRESNAKASISPFLKNTVPLRSLNSDSVLQQPSEPLDDLKFALGWKLKCLDDCKNKLRREVDTLRATLEREHLYWRKIGQYIKNSDVVFKMRDKSTGLKAIALKFGYEDSGSAYRYDRGIAILRNRPESDMLELVPVASTRDGPRGFQEKLLRVRIFTKIASEEDYIFSGESTLQDNAEGSVFNNENIRGQISKLKDIIFEKELMYQLKRECAPLISYGVSIENENKVVMELPNEKFEIELVSCDESSMANHDHDNPRTNDRRANLFLITLRMLLIVQFKKNIRRGLAMNVSSSRRGPEDILLLRPLLAKLRHQNYKILLRMIIKDNFLEMVQGSTVEEQDNTPRDDAGTNSARVLDRHIYKLNSEIDAFNQLINYPSTLFTLKTATGEALTVSLELPNYCNAKIEVSYTSFHAKFSEFKEAEEFLHFLVNEYVNKSQPPLNQGGEDPPLSVTSR